Proteins co-encoded in one Prunus persica cultivar Lovell chromosome G6, Prunus_persica_NCBIv2, whole genome shotgun sequence genomic window:
- the LOC109949686 gene encoding uncharacterized protein LOC109949686 gives MAGSSGGELRAPIFNGENYDFWSIRMKTIFKSHGLWDLVIKGLDGMDLKKSDESDDKKKETEESSGKGMVAEVLMKDAKALGLIQGAVSEEIFPRISHEETSKVIEHSRDLNEIEVQEVVASLKSFELRLDRHSENRTKKAFASLSVDAKQTKTGEQNSKQNKNWKSKGKKWDNKASEGTKTPCKHCGKLHFGECRFKGKPKCYNCDKLGHIAKDCYSKKTPQQVNYATQVEAAPTMFYASNASGAGVTRDEES, from the exons ATGGCTGGGTCAAGTGGTGGTGAATTGAGAGCACCAATTTTCAATGGTGAGAACTACGATTTCTGGAGCATAAGGATGAAGACCATCTTCAAATCTCATGGACTGTGGGATTTGGTGATCAAAGGACTTGATGGTATGGATCTGAAGAAGTCAGATGAATCTGATGATAAGAAAAAGGAGACAGAAGAATCAAGTGGGAAAGGCATGGTTGCTGAGGTACTCATGAAGGATGCTAAGGCTCTTGGATTGATTCAAGGAGCAGTTTCAGAAGAGATATTCCCACGAATCTCTCATGAAGAGACATCAAAAG TTATTGAACACTCTAGAGATCTGAATGAGATTGAGGTGCAGGAGGTTGTAGCCTCACTAAAGAGCTTTGAGTTGCGTTTAGATAGGCATTCTGAAAACAGAACAAAGAAGGCATTTGCTAGCCTTAGTGTAGATGCCAAACAGACTAAAACTGGAGAACAGAACAGCAAGCAGAATAAGAATTGGAAATCCAAAGGCAAGAAGTGGGATAACAAGGCAAGTGAAGGCACTAAAACTCCCTGCAAGCACTGTGGTAAGCTACATTTTGGTGAATGTCGATTCAAGGGCAAGCCAAAGTGTTATAACTGTGATAAGCTTGGCCACATTGCAAAAGACTGCTACAGCAAGAAAACACCACAGCAGGTCAACTATGCTACTCAAGTGGAAGCTGCACCAACAATGTTCTATGCTAGCAATGCAAGTGGTGCTGGTGTAACAAGGGATGAAGAGAGCTAG